From Synoicihabitans lomoniglobus, the proteins below share one genomic window:
- a CDS encoding inositol monophosphatase family protein: protein MNDRQLERARRLLCQLQDTIRDALLATRVKQRRTFARVAAETAADTIYEIDRISEAALVAWLEKNWPQSWPVELVMEGLESELTFPAGTPVTATQWKLIIDPIDGTRGLMHDKRSAWALAGLAPQRGARNHLGDIVVAAMTELPISKQWRADQFSAVRGRGRVVATALNVLTGQRSRLPVRLSAARDFTHGFATIARFFPTAKTWLAQLEENLWRELGVLRDGGEPPPVFEDQYISSGGQLAEILLGRDRMVIDVRPEAFRALGIDGSGLSSHPYDLCTELLLREAGGVVERPTGGRLRDPLDTTSPVSFAAYANPQLARLVRPVLRRLLE from the coding sequence ATGAATGACCGCCAACTCGAACGCGCCCGCCGGTTGCTCTGCCAATTGCAGGACACGATTCGCGACGCGCTGCTCGCCACCCGCGTGAAGCAGCGGCGCACGTTTGCTCGCGTTGCCGCCGAGACCGCGGCCGATACCATCTACGAGATTGATCGGATTTCCGAAGCCGCACTGGTCGCGTGGTTGGAGAAAAACTGGCCCCAATCCTGGCCGGTGGAACTCGTCATGGAAGGCCTCGAGTCGGAGTTGACGTTTCCCGCCGGCACGCCGGTCACCGCCACGCAGTGGAAGCTCATCATCGATCCGATCGATGGCACCCGCGGTCTCATGCACGATAAACGCAGCGCCTGGGCCTTGGCGGGTCTCGCGCCCCAGCGCGGCGCGCGTAATCACTTGGGCGACATCGTGGTGGCGGCGATGACGGAGTTGCCGATCAGCAAACAATGGCGGGCGGATCAATTCAGCGCGGTGCGGGGCCGCGGTCGGGTCGTGGCCACGGCCCTGAACGTGCTCACCGGTCAACGGTCGCGGCTGCCGGTGCGGTTGTCCGCCGCGCGCGATTTCACGCACGGCTTCGCGACGATTGCGCGCTTTTTTCCCACCGCCAAGACGTGGTTGGCGCAGTTGGAGGAAAACCTCTGGCGTGAACTCGGCGTCCTGCGCGACGGGGGCGAGCCGCCGCCGGTATTTGAAGATCAATACATTTCCAGTGGCGGGCAATTGGCGGAGATCCTTCTCGGCCGTGATCGCATGGTGATCGACGTGCGTCCCGAGGCCTTTCGAGCGCTCGGCATCGATGGCAGCGGGCTCAGCAGTCATCCCTACGACCTGTGCACGGAGCTGTTGTTGCGGGAAGCCGGCGGCGTGGTGGAGCGGCCGACGGGAGGGCGTCTGCGCGATCCGCTCGATACGACGAGTCCGGTGAGCTTCGCCGCGTATGCCAATCCGCAGCTGGCGCGATTGGTCCGGCCGGTATTACGCCGGCTGCTCGAGTAG
- a CDS encoding DUF4212 domain-containing protein, which translates to MATPDNRRALYWRANLRLLAVLLSIWAFVSFGCGIFFADALDNIKLGGFGLGFWMAQQGSIYVFVGVIWYYVWRMNKYDREFDLHED; encoded by the coding sequence ATGGCTACCCCTGACAACCGTCGTGCGCTTTATTGGCGCGCCAACCTGCGACTCCTTGCCGTTTTACTGAGTATTTGGGCGTTCGTGTCCTTCGGGTGCGGCATCTTTTTTGCCGACGCGCTGGACAACATCAAACTGGGCGGTTTCGGGCTCGGCTTCTGGATGGCCCAGCAGGGATCCATCTACGTGTTTGTCGGGGTGATCTGGTATTACGTGTGGCGGATGAACAAATACGACCGCGAGTTCGATCTCCACGAGGACTGA
- a CDS encoding sodium:solute symporter family protein, which translates to MSVQSWTYLIVGLSFALYLYIAYRSRAGSTKEFYVSGGGVKPIHNGMATAADWMSAASFISMAGIISFMGRDGGVYLMGWTGGYVLLALLLAPYLRKFGKFTVPDFVGDRYYSQTARIVAVLCAIVVSFTYVAGQMRGVGIVFSRFLEVDINTGVFIGTFIVFIYAVLGGMKGITYTQVAQYCVLMFAFLVPAIFISIMLTGHAVPQLGFGGNVVDTDVSLLDRLDGLSTQLGFAAYTEGVRPVLDVAAITMALMVGTAGLPHVIVRFYTVPSVQGARSSAGWALLFIAMLYTTAPAVSAFARANLLQTVDNASYAEMPAWFKNWENTGLLKYEDKNGDGLIQYYNDKSTDAAFLAQATRNGWAGNELTIDRDIIVLANPEIARLPNWVIGLVAAGALAAALSTAAGLLLVISTAFAHDLVKRCMKPDISEKGELRCARFAAGGAVFVAAYFGINPPGFVAQVVAFAFGLAAASFFPAILMGIFQKKMNREGAVSGMIVGIIFTASYISYFKFMHPELNTAEHWLFGISPEGIGTIGMLINFIVAQTVMRFTPETPASVQEEVEQIRVPRISTD; encoded by the coding sequence ATGTCCGTTCAGTCTTGGACCTACCTCATCGTCGGACTCTCGTTCGCGCTCTACCTCTACATCGCCTACCGTTCCCGCGCCGGCTCGACCAAGGAGTTCTATGTCTCCGGCGGCGGCGTGAAGCCGATCCACAACGGCATGGCCACGGCGGCCGACTGGATGAGCGCGGCCTCGTTCATTTCGATGGCGGGTATCATCTCCTTCATGGGTCGGGACGGCGGGGTCTATCTGATGGGTTGGACAGGCGGTTACGTGTTGCTCGCACTGCTACTCGCGCCTTACCTGCGCAAGTTCGGCAAGTTCACGGTCCCCGATTTCGTGGGTGATCGCTATTACTCTCAAACCGCCCGGATTGTCGCCGTGCTCTGCGCGATCGTGGTGTCGTTCACCTACGTGGCCGGTCAGATGCGCGGCGTGGGCATCGTGTTTTCCCGCTTTCTCGAGGTCGACATCAACACCGGCGTCTTCATCGGCACGTTCATCGTGTTCATCTACGCCGTGCTCGGCGGTATGAAGGGCATCACCTACACGCAAGTCGCCCAATACTGCGTCCTGATGTTTGCCTTCCTTGTCCCGGCGATCTTCATCTCGATCATGCTGACGGGCCACGCGGTCCCGCAGCTCGGTTTTGGCGGCAATGTGGTTGATACCGATGTCAGCCTGCTCGATCGACTGGATGGACTGAGCACCCAACTCGGCTTTGCCGCTTACACCGAAGGCGTGCGACCCGTGCTCGACGTTGCCGCCATCACCATGGCCCTCATGGTCGGCACGGCCGGACTTCCGCACGTGATCGTGCGTTTCTACACCGTGCCCAGTGTGCAAGGCGCGCGCTCGTCGGCCGGCTGGGCGTTGCTCTTCATCGCGATGCTCTACACCACGGCCCCCGCGGTCTCTGCCTTTGCTCGCGCCAATCTGCTCCAGACCGTCGACAACGCCAGCTACGCCGAAATGCCGGCATGGTTTAAAAACTGGGAGAACACCGGCCTGCTCAAGTATGAGGACAAAAACGGCGACGGCCTCATCCAATACTACAACGACAAGAGCACCGATGCCGCTTTTCTCGCTCAAGCCACGCGCAACGGCTGGGCGGGCAATGAACTCACCATCGACCGCGATATCATCGTGCTCGCCAACCCCGAGATCGCCCGCCTGCCCAACTGGGTGATCGGTTTGGTCGCCGCCGGCGCGCTGGCCGCGGCGCTGTCCACGGCGGCCGGACTGTTGCTGGTCATCTCCACGGCGTTCGCCCACGACCTCGTGAAACGGTGCATGAAGCCCGACATTTCCGAAAAAGGCGAACTCCGTTGCGCCCGATTCGCCGCCGGTGGGGCTGTGTTTGTCGCGGCTTACTTCGGCATCAACCCGCCCGGTTTTGTGGCTCAGGTGGTCGCGTTTGCCTTCGGCCTGGCGGCCGCCTCATTCTTCCCGGCGATCCTCATGGGCATCTTCCAAAAGAAGATGAACCGCGAAGGGGCCGTCAGTGGCATGATCGTAGGCATCATTTTCACCGCCTCCTACATCAGCTACTTCAAGTTCATGCATCCGGAGCTCAACACGGCCGAGCATTGGCTCTTCGGCATCTCACCGGAAGGCATCGGCACCATCGGCATGTTGATCAACTTCATCGTCGCCCAGACCGTGATGCGCTTCACCCCGGAAACGCCTGCGTCGGTCCAGGAAGAAGTTGAACAGATCCGCGTCCCCCGCATTTCGACGGACTAA
- a CDS encoding addiction module protein — translation MPLPEKLELMEKLWVEISEEDKNVETPSWHKHLLDERTSRVEEGSAKFIAWKDAKAQLERDCQ, via the coding sequence ATGCCACTGCCCGAAAAGCTTGAACTGATGGAAAAATTGTGGGTCGAGATTTCCGAAGAAGATAAAAACGTGGAAACTCCATCGTGGCATAAACACCTGCTGGACGAGCGCACGTCGCGAGTCGAAGAGGGATCGGCCAAATTCATTGCCTGGAAAGACGCCAAAGCCCAACTCGAACGAGACTGCCAGTGA
- a CDS encoding type II toxin-antitoxin system RelE/ParE family toxin: MIIEILDLARDDLAAGFEFYENNAAGISRYFLTHLYQDIESLSTSAGAHRQIHRDFYRALSRKFPFAIYYRLNGDRVLVHAVVDCRRHPSWIARHLRKT, translated from the coding sequence GTGATCATCGAAATCCTCGATTTAGCGCGGGACGACCTGGCCGCCGGATTCGAGTTTTACGAAAACAACGCCGCCGGCATCAGCCGTTATTTCCTGACTCACCTCTATCAGGACATTGAGTCACTCAGCACGTCAGCGGGGGCGCATCGGCAGATTCACCGCGACTTTTACCGCGCGCTCTCACGTAAATTTCCGTTCGCAATCTACTACCGCTTGAATGGCGATCGCGTGCTTGTCCACGCCGTCGTCGATTGCCGCCGCCATCCGTCTTGGATCGCGCGGCATCTCCGCAAAACGTGA
- a CDS encoding DUF885 domain-containing protein yields MRIITLLMLSVIIAAAHPVDDFMDDFAAEWVRGAPTTASRTQYFEGAEQDALDGKLTPVTAAYQAERAALARRGLAELRAFDTAGASTETLRTVSVMEWLLDDTVRGAVHQDYQFPLNQFTGVQRRLIGYLASSMPIRHERDAENYVSRVGQLGGLIDDATAEMKRRDSKGLLLPDFILTATIKQMERFVAPAPEANLLATSLPERLAPWEGVAPATAARLVAEVVDDLNTEIYPAYRRAVVVLQDQLARATSDAGLWRLEHGEAAYATLLRHYTNSDMTPREVHELGLREVARIEAEMDEILTAQGFTTGTITERYRALEASIQPEGDTDPRPRLLQEYVDWVEDAKVRAAPLFDMLPRAPVIVKREPPFSEANAAAHYSTPAADGSMPGIFWVPLPGEPYRMISRRSLTYHEAVPGHHFQLALQQEMEGLPKWWAKRVFGGNSAYSEGWALYAEWLAHDDGWYDGDPIGRLGYLDSELLRARRLVVDTGIHAFKWTRQQVIDYGIKVSEAERYVVYPGQACSYKVGQLTIVELRRDAEKRLGNKFSLPAFHNIILRGACAPLQVVRADVEAWVKALE; encoded by the coding sequence ATGCGAATTATCACGTTGCTGATGCTTTCGGTCATCATCGCGGCAGCTCACCCGGTTGATGACTTCATGGATGACTTTGCCGCCGAGTGGGTGAGGGGGGCGCCGACCACGGCCTCCCGGACCCAGTATTTCGAGGGGGCGGAGCAGGATGCGCTCGACGGGAAACTCACCCCGGTGACGGCCGCCTACCAAGCTGAACGCGCGGCGTTGGCACGGCGGGGTTTGGCGGAGTTGCGGGCGTTTGATACGGCGGGGGCGTCAACCGAAACGCTTCGCACGGTGAGCGTAATGGAGTGGTTGTTGGACGACACCGTGCGTGGCGCCGTCCACCAGGACTATCAGTTTCCGCTCAATCAATTCACCGGTGTGCAGCGTCGATTGATTGGATATCTGGCCAGCTCGATGCCGATCCGGCACGAGCGCGATGCGGAAAACTACGTGTCCCGAGTGGGCCAACTTGGCGGTTTGATCGACGATGCCACCGCCGAAATGAAACGTCGCGACAGCAAAGGCCTGCTGTTGCCCGACTTTATTTTAACGGCGACGATCAAACAAATGGAGCGCTTTGTCGCCCCCGCGCCGGAGGCCAACTTGTTGGCGACGTCACTGCCGGAGCGTCTCGCCCCATGGGAGGGCGTTGCCCCCGCAACAGCGGCCCGGCTCGTCGCCGAGGTGGTCGATGATCTGAACACCGAAATTTATCCCGCTTACCGCCGGGCGGTGGTGGTGTTGCAGGACCAGCTAGCTCGCGCCACCAGCGATGCGGGACTCTGGCGCCTGGAGCACGGCGAGGCCGCCTACGCGACGTTGCTGCGCCACTACACCAACAGTGACATGACGCCGCGCGAGGTGCACGAGCTCGGCTTGCGTGAGGTCGCTCGCATCGAAGCGGAAATGGACGAGATCCTCACCGCGCAAGGGTTTACCACCGGCACGATCACGGAGCGCTACCGCGCCTTGGAGGCGAGTATTCAACCGGAAGGCGATACCGACCCGCGTCCGCGTTTGCTTCAAGAATATGTCGACTGGGTGGAGGACGCCAAGGTGCGTGCCGCCCCGCTGTTCGACATGTTGCCGCGCGCGCCGGTCATCGTGAAACGCGAGCCACCGTTTTCGGAAGCCAACGCGGCGGCTCACTACTCCACGCCGGCTGCCGATGGCTCCATGCCGGGCATTTTTTGGGTGCCGTTGCCGGGCGAGCCCTACCGAATGATCAGCCGCCGCTCGCTAACTTATCATGAGGCAGTGCCGGGACATCACTTCCAACTCGCTCTGCAGCAAGAAATGGAGGGATTACCCAAGTGGTGGGCCAAGCGCGTTTTCGGCGGCAACTCCGCCTACTCCGAAGGCTGGGCGCTCTACGCGGAGTGGTTGGCGCACGATGACGGCTGGTATGACGGCGACCCGATCGGCCGTCTGGGGTATCTCGACAGCGAACTTTTGCGGGCGCGCCGCCTGGTGGTGGATACGGGCATTCACGCCTTCAAGTGGACACGTCAACAAGTGATCGATTACGGCATCAAGGTTTCCGAAGCCGAGCGCTACGTCGTATATCCGGGCCAGGCCTGTTCCTACAAAGTCGGGCAACTCACCATCGTCGAGCTACGCCGCGACGCCGAAAAGCGCTTGGGGAACAAATTCAGTCTGCCGGCTTTTCACAACATCATCCTCCGCGGTGCCTGTGCCCCGCTCCAAGTCGTCCGCGCCGACGTCGAGGCATGGGTGAAGGCGCTGGAGTGA
- a CDS encoding radical SAM protein gives MDATTLQGQLTTTPDGLINGTARDTTRPGESLLVELKLGHGWSANIPTDAATGVFEVRPPAQAFPDGEPLDITATVDGLSLPGSGAQVGPPLPLELVAGDIVNNCNLRCPFCLTDYALTRGTKQMPAETYAHSLKLAPLVPESAFWLSCMHEPSLNASFGQFLDLVPAADRRRVSFTTNFAKKLDDDLLRTIAQSGAHSIRISIDSHDPELFGQLRKGARYPVFIDNLTRYAAIARETPTAPLLHIITMAFKDNLTEMPELVRWCHEEVGARFHEVRFMYYLPHVAEWGADHIMSLDEWEQLKRDLLALPMAHTLAFGEPEPDAHKKFQELPGIDTYEHVAAVFGGTVTTENYRRVDPLETGYAVPDEPLRLRLRWDGLIMAEQLPEDEFRLNVLHIEDPKYFYRLRAAAPLRADSPWKRV, from the coding sequence TTGGACGCCACGACACTACAAGGCCAACTCACGACCACACCCGACGGCTTGATCAACGGCACGGCCCGCGACACCACCCGCCCGGGGGAATCGCTCCTCGTCGAGCTGAAGCTGGGCCACGGTTGGTCGGCCAACATCCCGACCGATGCCGCCACCGGCGTGTTCGAGGTGCGCCCCCCCGCCCAGGCGTTTCCCGACGGTGAACCGCTCGATATCACGGCCACGGTCGACGGACTGTCCCTGCCCGGCAGTGGCGCGCAGGTCGGGCCTCCGCTGCCCCTCGAACTGGTCGCGGGCGATATCGTCAACAACTGCAACCTGCGCTGCCCGTTTTGCCTCACCGATTACGCGCTCACGCGGGGCACCAAACAAATGCCGGCCGAGACCTACGCGCACAGTTTGAAGCTGGCGCCGCTCGTGCCGGAGAGCGCGTTTTGGTTGTCCTGCATGCACGAACCCTCACTGAACGCTTCGTTCGGGCAATTCCTCGATCTCGTGCCCGCCGCCGACCGCCGCCGCGTCAGTTTCACCACCAATTTTGCCAAGAAACTCGACGACGATTTGCTGCGCACCATCGCACAGTCCGGCGCGCACAGCATTCGTATCTCGATCGATTCCCACGATCCCGAACTCTTCGGCCAATTGCGCAAAGGGGCTCGGTATCCGGTTTTCATCGACAACCTCACCCGCTACGCCGCCATTGCCCGCGAGACGCCGACCGCCCCGCTGCTGCACATCATCACGATGGCGTTCAAGGACAACCTCACCGAGATGCCCGAACTCGTGCGCTGGTGTCATGAGGAAGTCGGTGCCCGATTCCACGAGGTTCGTTTCATGTATTACCTGCCCCACGTCGCCGAATGGGGTGCCGATCACATCATGTCGCTGGATGAGTGGGAGCAACTGAAGCGCGACCTGTTGGCCCTGCCTATGGCGCACACCCTCGCCTTTGGGGAACCCGAACCTGACGCGCACAAGAAATTCCAAGAGCTGCCCGGCATCGATACCTACGAGCATGTGGCCGCTGTTTTCGGTGGCACGGTCACGACGGAAAATTACCGCCGGGTCGACCCGCTCGAAACCGGCTACGCCGTGCCCGACGAACCGCTACGGTTACGCCTGCGGTGGGACGGCTTGATCATGGCCGAACAGCTGCCCGAGGACGAATTCCGTCTCAACGTGCTGCACATCGAGGATCCAAAATATTTCTACCGCCTGCGTGCCGCCGCCCCCCTCCGCGCCGACTCGCCGTGGAAACGGGTTTAG
- a CDS encoding NAD(P)H-dependent glycerol-3-phosphate dehydrogenase: MNFAVIGAGAWGTAMAIHLSNMGHTVTLVPRRFEQALALSSSRENVDYLPGVPLPPSLQVGHELVPVLMEAEVVLLACPAQALRATATKVREALGLATALKLVLSLAKGLEVDTHLRPAEVIRAVLPDYPAGSLTGPTNAEEVARGLPAAMVLAADAPQALLESVQTEISGASLRVYTSTDVAGAEFGGCLKNIYAIAAGICDGLKLGDNTRAAMLTRALAEMVRVGQALGAQAETFYGLSGFGDLVATCHGGWSRNRQFGEQIGAGAKVVDLMAHRKTVVEGYKTTAAFYGLCQDRGIEAPILAEVYHTLYDGKVAAKALRDLMLRELKQE; the protein is encoded by the coding sequence ATGAATTTTGCGGTCATTGGGGCGGGAGCGTGGGGCACGGCCATGGCGATCCACCTGTCGAACATGGGTCACACCGTGACGTTGGTGCCGCGACGGTTTGAGCAGGCGCTGGCCTTGTCCTCCTCGCGCGAAAATGTCGATTATCTGCCCGGCGTGCCGCTGCCCCCCAGCCTGCAGGTGGGACACGAACTCGTCCCCGTGCTCATGGAGGCCGAGGTCGTGCTGCTGGCTTGCCCGGCGCAGGCCCTGCGGGCCACCGCGACCAAGGTGCGCGAGGCGCTCGGGTTGGCGACCGCGTTGAAGCTCGTGCTCAGTCTGGCCAAGGGTCTCGAGGTCGATACGCATTTGCGCCCTGCGGAAGTGATTCGGGCGGTGTTGCCCGATTACCCGGCCGGTTCTCTCACCGGGCCCACCAACGCCGAGGAAGTCGCCCGCGGCCTGCCGGCGGCCATGGTCCTGGCTGCGGATGCACCTCAGGCGTTGTTGGAATCGGTGCAAACCGAGATCAGCGGCGCGAGTCTGCGCGTCTATACCAGCACGGATGTGGCGGGCGCGGAGTTCGGTGGTTGTCTCAAAAACATTTATGCGATCGCCGCCGGCATCTGCGATGGACTCAAACTCGGCGACAACACCCGGGCCGCCATGCTGACCCGGGCACTGGCCGAAATGGTGCGCGTGGGGCAGGCGCTCGGTGCGCAGGCCGAAACGTTTTACGGCCTAAGCGGGTTTGGCGATCTGGTGGCGACTTGCCACGGCGGTTGGAGCCGCAACCGGCAGTTTGGGGAACAGATCGGAGCCGGCGCCAAAGTCGTCGATCTGATGGCTCATCGCAAAACCGTGGTGGAGGGCTACAAGACCACCGCCGCCTTTTACGGACTGTGTCAGGATCGCGGCATCGAAGCGCCGATTCTGGCGGAGGTCTACCACACCCTCTACGACGGCAAGGTCGCCGCGAAAGCCCTGCGCGACCTCATGCTCCGCGAGCTGAAGCAGGAGTGA
- a CDS encoding ATP-binding protein: MPLFSPRFLRKFDTAYREHAYFARLKARLLTGFCMLLLVLFSLNIVKLWLVQSPSIHARIGINLILLAATTLCLHEIKRGRDRRAGNVLTLLTVVPVHAFVLVNPTFTDPVSVGMQLFAFDLGFLLVAMIFASRGVTLGVFAIIMVGHVLFGRMMLQHPDLPAAVEAAFHTLLRDGAITLGFVFALGFTLSRLISASNQRSEEALKKTSHLNEQLERLVQERTVDLEAATARANDASRAKSEFLANMSHEIRTPLNGIIASTDLLLRRDDIPAVATEHMRIVAESGEILLKLIGDILDFSKIEAGELHLEENAFALHTLIRDAKAVLAAQAREGKVEVETTLAADLADYYQGDSYRLRQVLLNLLSNAIKFTPTGGHVTVGVGLEPVTDGADRVCFRVTDSGIGMDADTQRRIFQRFTQADSSTTRRFGGTGLGLAITARLVEMMGGKLQVNSQLGEGSEFHFSLPLHVVKTAPTNSTTARVRSAQLGLNVLVVEDNLVNRKILSAQLKELGCPHTLAVDGEAALLVLKDETLPDVILMDCHMPRLDGWATTEALRMWASDSRATVRMKSASALPIIALTAAAMPEERQRCLDAGMDDFVPKPVKLNELHVALERIQARRQAEFPPRPVSPSVSLDA; this comes from the coding sequence ATGCCGCTGTTTTCCCCCAGATTCCTCCGCAAATTTGATACCGCCTATCGGGAGCATGCGTATTTCGCACGGTTGAAAGCCCGCCTGCTCACCGGGTTCTGCATGTTGTTGCTGGTGCTGTTCAGCCTGAACATCGTCAAACTTTGGCTGGTCCAATCACCGTCCATCCACGCGCGTATTGGCATCAATCTGATCCTGCTGGCGGCCACGACGCTGTGTTTGCACGAGATCAAACGAGGCCGCGACCGACGCGCCGGCAACGTGCTCACGTTACTCACAGTCGTGCCGGTGCATGCCTTCGTCTTGGTCAACCCCACATTCACCGATCCCGTGAGTGTCGGCATGCAGTTGTTTGCCTTCGATTTGGGGTTTCTGCTGGTGGCGATGATCTTCGCCTCGCGGGGAGTCACGCTGGGGGTTTTCGCCATCATCATGGTGGGCCATGTGCTGTTCGGGCGGATGATGCTGCAACATCCGGATCTGCCGGCCGCCGTCGAAGCCGCGTTCCACACCTTGCTGCGCGACGGCGCCATCACGCTGGGCTTTGTATTTGCGCTGGGCTTCACCCTGTCGCGCCTGATCTCCGCCTCCAATCAACGTAGCGAGGAGGCCCTCAAAAAGACTTCCCACCTCAACGAACAACTCGAGCGACTCGTGCAGGAGCGCACCGTTGATCTGGAAGCCGCCACCGCCCGCGCCAACGACGCGTCCCGGGCCAAGAGCGAGTTTCTCGCCAACATGAGTCACGAGATTCGCACCCCGCTCAACGGTATCATCGCTTCCACCGATCTATTGCTCCGCCGCGACGATATTCCGGCAGTCGCAACCGAGCACATGCGCATCGTGGCCGAGTCCGGAGAGATATTGCTCAAGTTGATCGGCGACATCCTCGACTTTTCCAAAATCGAGGCCGGTGAACTGCATCTGGAGGAAAATGCCTTCGCCCTGCACACCCTGATTCGGGATGCCAAGGCCGTCCTCGCGGCTCAAGCCCGCGAAGGCAAGGTGGAGGTGGAAACCACCCTCGCCGCCGACTTGGCCGACTACTACCAAGGCGACAGCTACCGCCTGCGCCAGGTGCTGCTCAACCTGTTGTCCAACGCCATAAAATTCACCCCGACCGGCGGTCACGTCACGGTCGGCGTCGGCCTGGAACCCGTGACCGACGGCGCGGACCGGGTTTGTTTTCGTGTCACGGACTCCGGTATCGGCATGGATGCCGATACCCAACGCCGGATCTTTCAACGCTTCACTCAGGCGGACTCATCCACGACCCGCCGTTTCGGGGGCACCGGCCTCGGTCTCGCCATCACGGCCCGACTCGTCGAGATGATGGGCGGTAAACTGCAGGTGAACAGCCAACTGGGTGAGGGATCGGAATTTCACTTCTCGCTGCCGCTGCACGTGGTCAAAACCGCCCCGACAAACTCGACCACCGCCCGCGTGCGTTCCGCCCAGCTCGGATTGAACGTGCTCGTGGTCGAAGACAATCTCGTCAATCGCAAGATCCTCAGCGCCCAGCTCAAGGAGCTTGGCTGCCCCCACACGCTGGCGGTCGACGGCGAGGCCGCATTATTGGTCTTAAAAGACGAAACCCTGCCCGACGTGATCCTGATGGACTGCCATATGCCGCGGCTCGACGGTTGGGCGACGACGGAGGCCCTGCGCATGTGGGCATCCGATTCCCGCGCCACCGTGCGGATGAAATCCGCCAGCGCGCTCCCCATTATCGCGCTCACCGCCGCCGCCATGCCCGAGGAGCGCCAACGTTGTCTCGACGCCGGGATGGACGATTTCGTGCCCAAGCCGGTAAAACTGAACGAGCTTCACGTGGCTTTGGAACGCATTCAGGCCCGGCGGCAAGCCGAGTTCCCTCCCCGCCCCGTCTCTCCGAGCGTATCGCTCGACGCGTAA
- a CDS encoding TPM domain-containing protein yields MKRWMMRWVWGWGVALGTVLVGAEKVDSPVVDAAQILPSDPAWQQALVAKLDHFEAAAGIRMQFEYHLTSPTAAEDSAPGVYMRRLSAAYGLRQSGVLAVYFADERDWRIWIGEKLTPRFVGLSGTAEEFTADGRMHEAKEAFLAAAFSRSAQVATTANSPAVPRVVAETDALVDGLIAKLSPD; encoded by the coding sequence ATGAAACGATGGATGATGCGGTGGGTGTGGGGTTGGGGCGTGGCGCTGGGAACTGTCTTGGTCGGCGCGGAGAAGGTCGATTCGCCGGTGGTGGACGCGGCGCAAATCCTGCCGTCTGATCCCGCCTGGCAGCAGGCGTTGGTAGCAAAGCTCGACCATTTCGAGGCTGCGGCCGGGATTCGGATGCAGTTCGAGTATCACCTCACTTCGCCGACTGCCGCCGAGGATAGTGCGCCGGGTGTTTACATGCGCCGGCTATCGGCCGCCTATGGATTGCGGCAGTCCGGCGTGCTGGCGGTTTATTTCGCCGACGAACGCGATTGGCGTATCTGGATCGGGGAAAAACTCACACCGCGGTTTGTGGGACTGTCCGGGACGGCAGAGGAGTTTACCGCCGACGGCCGCATGCATGAGGCCAAGGAGGCGTTTTTAGCGGCGGCATTTTCCCGTAGTGCTCAAGTCGCTACGACCGCGAACTCGCCAGCCGTGCCGCGCGTCGTGGCTGAAACCGATGCGCTGGTCGACGGATTGATCGCGAAATTATCGCCCGACTGA